One stretch of Methylococcus capsulatus DNA includes these proteins:
- a CDS encoding type IV pilin protein — MTEWSENRSAFLRPAGGGGFSLMELMITVAIIGILAAIAYPSYQEHLVRTRRADGKAALLRAAAREEQYFLDNKTYTSDVTRLGFASNGKSDEGHYVISVTAADANGFTLQATPQSPHTDARCGNLTLNSVGVKGKSGSGSVADCWNW, encoded by the coding sequence ATGACTGAATGGAGCGAAAACCGGAGCGCTTTCCTCCGGCCGGCAGGCGGCGGGGGATTCTCACTGATGGAACTGATGATCACGGTGGCCATCATCGGCATCCTCGCCGCCATCGCCTACCCGTCGTACCAGGAACACCTCGTCCGGACCCGCCGCGCCGACGGCAAAGCCGCCCTGCTGCGGGCCGCCGCACGCGAGGAACAGTATTTTTTGGACAACAAGACCTATACGAGCGACGTCACCAGACTCGGTTTCGCATCCAACGGGAAATCCGACGAAGGCCATTACGTCATTTCCGTGACTGCCGCAGACGCCAATGGCTTCACGCTGCAAGCGACGCCGCAGAGTCCGCACACTGACGCACGCTGCGGCAATCTCACTCTGAACTCCGTGGGTGTGAAAGGAAAGTCCGGCTCGGGTTCCGTTGCCGATTGCTGGAACTGGTAG
- a CDS encoding FKBP-type peptidyl-prolyl cis-trans isomerase, with amino-acid sequence MQISPHKVVLIHYTLTNDEGDVLDSSSADEPLAYIHGLGNIISGLEEALTGRVVGDSFKVTIPPEEAYGLHDDNLVQAVPRHAFEGVDEILPGMQFHAESNEGMQIVTVLEVLEDEVVLDGNHPMAGMTLHFDVEVAGIRDATPEELEHGHVHGPGGHHH; translated from the coding sequence ATGCAAATCTCCCCCCACAAGGTTGTTCTCATCCACTATACCCTAACCAACGACGAGGGAGACGTCCTCGATAGTTCCAGCGCGGACGAACCGCTGGCTTACATCCACGGTTTGGGCAACATCATTTCCGGCCTCGAAGAGGCGCTGACCGGCCGGGTCGTCGGCGACAGTTTCAAAGTCACCATTCCCCCGGAAGAGGCTTATGGCCTGCACGACGACAACCTGGTTCAGGCGGTGCCGCGGCACGCCTTCGAGGGCGTCGACGAAATCCTGCCTGGCATGCAGTTCCATGCCGAATCCAACGAAGGCATGCAGATCGTGACCGTGCTGGAAGTGCTGGAAGACGAGGTGGTGCTGGACGGCAACCATCCCATGGCCGGCATGACCCTGCATTTCGACGTCGAAGTCGCCGGCATCCGCGACGCCACGCCCGAAGAGCTCGAACACGGCCATGTCCATGGCCCCGGCGGTCATCACCACTGA
- the rimO gene encoding 30S ribosomal protein S12 methylthiotransferase RimO, translated as MKTPRIGFVSLGCPKALVDSERILTQLRAEGYGIVPTYQDADLVVVNTCGFIDAAVEESLEAIGEALAENGKVIVTGCLGERPEEIQARHPAVLQVTGAHAYEEVMNVVHEHLPPLHDPFMDLVPPQGVRLTPRHYAYLKISEGCNHRCSFCIIPALRGDLVSRPIGEVMTEAERLVAAGVKEILVVSQDTSAYGADLGYRTGFWGGRPLRTRFQELVRALGDLGVWVRLHYVYPYPHVDEVIPLMAEGRLLPYLDIPFQHASARVLKAMKRPAAAENTLAAIRRWREVCPELTLRSTFIVGFPGETEDEFRELLDFLEEAQLDRVGCFEYSPVKGAAANALPDPVPDEVKAERHARFMEVQERISAARLRARIGRTETVLVDEVVDEGAVARTRSDAPDIDGQVFIDGATRIEVGEFVNATFEDADEHDLWARLAD; from the coding sequence ATGAAAACTCCCCGAATCGGCTTCGTCAGCCTTGGCTGTCCCAAGGCCCTGGTGGACAGCGAGCGCATCCTCACCCAATTGCGCGCCGAAGGCTATGGCATCGTGCCGACGTATCAGGACGCCGACCTGGTGGTGGTGAACACCTGCGGCTTCATCGACGCCGCGGTCGAGGAATCGCTGGAGGCGATCGGCGAGGCGCTGGCGGAAAACGGCAAGGTGATCGTCACCGGCTGTCTCGGTGAACGGCCAGAGGAAATCCAGGCACGCCACCCCGCGGTCTTGCAGGTGACCGGCGCCCATGCCTATGAAGAAGTCATGAACGTGGTGCACGAACACCTTCCGCCGCTGCACGATCCCTTCATGGACCTGGTACCGCCACAAGGCGTCCGGCTGACGCCGCGCCATTACGCCTATCTCAAGATCTCGGAAGGCTGCAATCACCGCTGCAGCTTCTGCATCATCCCCGCGCTGCGTGGAGATCTGGTGAGCCGGCCCATCGGCGAGGTCATGACCGAAGCCGAGCGGCTGGTCGCCGCCGGCGTGAAGGAAATCCTGGTGGTATCACAGGACACCAGCGCCTACGGAGCGGACCTGGGCTACCGCACCGGTTTCTGGGGCGGACGGCCGCTGCGCACACGCTTCCAGGAACTGGTACGGGCGCTGGGCGATTTGGGTGTCTGGGTCCGGCTGCACTACGTTTATCCATATCCGCACGTGGACGAAGTAATCCCACTGATGGCGGAAGGACGACTCCTGCCCTACCTGGACATCCCGTTTCAGCACGCCAGTGCGCGGGTCCTTAAAGCGATGAAACGGCCGGCGGCGGCGGAAAACACCCTCGCCGCCATCCGCCGTTGGCGTGAGGTCTGCCCGGAACTCACCTTGCGCAGCACCTTCATCGTCGGCTTCCCGGGCGAGACTGAAGACGAGTTCCGCGAACTGCTCGATTTCCTGGAGGAAGCCCAGCTCGACCGGGTTGGCTGCTTCGAATACTCGCCGGTGAAAGGCGCTGCGGCCAACGCCCTGCCCGATCCGGTGCCGGACGAGGTGAAAGCCGAGCGCCATGCCCGTTTCATGGAGGTACAGGAACGCATCAGTGCGGCGCGGCTACGGGCGAGAATCGGACGGACCGAGACGGTGCTGGTGGACGAAGTGGTGGACGAGGGCGCGGTCGCCCGCACCCGGTCCGATGCCCCGGACATCGACGGGCAGGTGTTCATCGATGGCGCCACCCGCATTGAGGTCGGCGAATTCGTGAACGCGACCTTCGAGGACGCGGACGAGCACGATCTGTGGGCCCGCCTGGCCGACTGA
- the pilV gene encoding type IV pilus modification protein PilV — MKRSHPNGFTLIEVLISVFVFAVALLGLAALQITARKTAFESAQRSLAAAIAQDVLERMRLNTQALAHYAATLDANTTFSDSLDCTTPANLAACDRRDFQRSLLGATETTGTGANTSKVGGLANPTLCVTSSNAGGSGQYTVTIVWRGREPFLPEAGSENASDTCGNGQYGAHNEYRRIFRLSTYICREGISGGCV; from the coding sequence ATGAAGCGGTCTCACCCTAACGGCTTCACCCTGATCGAAGTGCTCATCAGCGTGTTCGTCTTCGCGGTGGCGCTGTTGGGACTCGCCGCCCTGCAGATCACTGCCCGCAAAACCGCGTTCGAATCCGCCCAGCGCAGCCTGGCAGCAGCCATCGCGCAGGACGTGCTGGAGCGGATGCGGCTGAATACCCAAGCCCTGGCCCATTACGCTGCGACCCTCGATGCGAACACCACGTTCAGCGACTCGCTCGACTGCACGACTCCGGCTAACCTCGCGGCCTGCGACCGCCGCGACTTCCAGCGCAGTCTGCTGGGCGCCACCGAAACCACCGGAACCGGCGCGAACACCTCCAAGGTGGGTGGGTTGGCCAACCCCACGCTGTGTGTGACCAGCAGCAATGCGGGCGGCTCCGGCCAGTACACCGTGACCATCGTCTGGCGCGGGCGTGAGCCGTTCTTGCCCGAAGCCGGCTCGGAAAACGCCTCCGACACCTGTGGCAACGGCCAATACGGGGCCCACAACGAATACCGCCGGATCTTCCGGCTCAGCACCTATATCTGCCGGGAAGGCATCAGCGGAGGATGCGTCTGA
- a CDS encoding pilus assembly PilX family protein, producing the protein MTRQRSPQNGAALVVGLLFTIVLTILGIAAIHSSSTSVRMARNAEARINGLQQAQAASDYVAAEAIDLNLDRMGNNVRCTVSYPYGTCNGLSLPALPSPLTTPPVHVRVRGSVAFGSSKSEEGNKVFERVIDSDYDGTTAGSSTDATRAGVVSAVRSTIVSSGSVRYDSETPDPTPTPAPGP; encoded by the coding sequence GTGACCCGGCAAAGAAGCCCACAGAACGGCGCGGCCCTGGTCGTCGGCCTGCTGTTCACCATCGTGCTGACAATACTGGGCATCGCGGCGATCCATTCCAGCAGCACCAGCGTCCGCATGGCACGCAACGCCGAGGCTCGCATCAACGGCCTGCAGCAGGCTCAGGCGGCTTCCGACTACGTCGCGGCGGAAGCGATCGATCTCAACCTGGACCGGATGGGCAACAATGTACGTTGCACCGTAAGCTATCCCTACGGCACCTGCAACGGCCTGTCGCTGCCGGCTCTTCCGTCACCGCTGACCACACCGCCGGTACACGTCCGGGTCCGCGGCAGCGTCGCGTTCGGCTCTTCCAAGAGCGAGGAGGGCAACAAGGTCTTCGAGCGCGTCATCGACAGCGACTACGATGGCACGACCGCCGGATCGTCCACCGATGCCACCCGCGCCGGTGTGGTATCCGCCGTGCGCAGCACCATCGTCTCCAGCGGCTCGGTGCGCTACGACAGCGAAACTCCCGACCCGACGCCGACACCCGCTCCCGGCCCTTAG
- a CDS encoding SAM-dependent methyltransferase — protein MYYLEPNKDYRNDSLRKGAEFSEAEIRIDTAKHYDDCYWDYRTAWFDNENLALHYGYWEEGIKTHSQALINKNRIMAAIAEIKAGDHVLDAGCGIGGSSIWLAKHIGARATGITVSEQQVEHARRNARRHGVSDKTEFQVADFCQTPFPDASFDVVWAVESSCYATDKRDFFREAYRVLKPGGTLIACDGYATRREFDEAEWRAVMDCLNGWAVPNLSTVEEFQAGMEECGFCGVLITDATRETLPSSRRMYLTARWTAPMQWVMHWLGLRKKAQTANYKVALAQWKVFNEGMVRYCIFRATKPT, from the coding sequence ATGTATTACCTCGAACCCAACAAAGACTACCGCAACGACTCCCTGCGCAAGGGCGCCGAATTTTCCGAAGCCGAAATCCGTATCGATACCGCCAAGCACTACGACGACTGCTACTGGGACTACCGCACCGCCTGGTTCGACAATGAAAACCTGGCGCTGCACTATGGTTACTGGGAAGAGGGGATCAAGACCCACAGTCAGGCCCTGATCAACAAGAACCGCATCATGGCTGCGATTGCCGAGATCAAGGCAGGCGACCACGTACTGGACGCAGGCTGCGGCATCGGCGGCAGCTCCATCTGGCTGGCCAAGCACATCGGCGCCCGCGCCACCGGTATCACCGTCAGTGAGCAACAGGTCGAGCACGCCAGGCGCAATGCGCGGCGGCATGGTGTCTCAGACAAGACCGAATTCCAGGTGGCGGATTTCTGCCAGACCCCGTTCCCGGACGCTTCCTTCGATGTGGTCTGGGCCGTCGAAAGCAGTTGTTATGCCACCGACAAACGCGATTTCTTCCGCGAGGCTTACCGGGTGCTCAAACCGGGCGGCACCCTGATCGCTTGTGACGGCTATGCCACCCGGCGCGAATTCGACGAAGCCGAATGGCGGGCGGTGATGGACTGCCTGAACGGCTGGGCAGTGCCCAACCTCTCCACCGTCGAGGAGTTCCAGGCCGGCATGGAGGAATGCGGTTTCTGTGGGGTCCTCATCACCGATGCGACCCGGGAAACCCTGCCCTCGTCCCGTCGCATGTATCTCACCGCGCGCTGGACTGCCCCGATGCAATGGGTCATGCATTGGCTAGGTCTGCGTAAAAAGGCCCAGACCGCCAACTACAAGGTGGCACTGGCGCAATGGAAGGTGTTCAACGAAGGTATGGTACGCTACTGCATTTTCCGTGCGACAAAACCCACGTAA
- a CDS encoding pilus assembly protein: MKIRPALVLLLIAAPFCVSRADDTDIYFAGGGTLGGKPLVMFSLDYRSNLGAPVCQGSGEEDDDEHHDESGAQSGDDLGGVDEHEDDDHEHGDDCRSLRTTVSPSSGTTYLPSSGDVTHFDLIRAALRKTMDDLGTELADVKVGLMINHNDSTTGQCGAGPSGQCSNGAYVLRGFSTDKARFHDALARIPVPQGNLAHDFQGKELYFELFRYLTGQAIFNGHKGWQDYGDSNRNDNLDVDNPGTSFDDRLLKWDSSIENGTNYVSPLVDNCSKVFMINFMFQVSNKDNDSDNSIRQSKGSGGMNGLNPGTSNSAFANVIRWMRDADLADGTYGSAGNLEDVQNVTSYFFVAPTHINTTTNSYATAGGTNHALPLSTDPTVLIASLKEVFKEVLSVSTTFVSAASPVNVFNRTESLNHAFFSIFQPEQAPRWNGNLKRLKLASDPTTHRLQVLDASSPPIEAISPIDGRIKHEALTYWTSASGFDVQTYADTTKGEVVGKDGRSVGRGGGGQRIPGFLTNSPGDSNSTSGARKLYTEPDSLINGTATALRALNADSTTAAALWNTLRLNGAKSGEVWSNAASYSAASSDDQATAVKLLKFARGQDANDEDGDGNYTEAHPWASPANQAKRKWLMADPLHSAAVPLNYGARSGYSRDVQDVRILVSGNDGFLHMFRNSASGGTTTETPSGVEDWAFIPRRLLGNLKPLSDNGAATSHVYGLDGTAAVYVNDMDRDGTVNGADQVIAFIGMRRGGKGYYALDITDPDTPRMLWTIEKNDASGNFNELGYTFSDPTIAQLDWGEGRKPVLIFGGGYSTHKDEASAANARNAAIGTDDTEGNAIYIVNAKTGALVWKAVKGSGGTSATTFQHAGLADSIPSKVTAIDTDDNGMVDRLYVGDTGGVLWRADLAYVKPDGTTSYNEPAHWTLTPVLSVGRHAGQPDRRFFHRPDFVPSPAGSSRFDAVLIGSGDREHPLDTNVQNQFYMFKDTYLTSGSPPTGPVKTLADLDNLTSSTTVHGDKSGWYIDIGSSASGEKVLSSSLTYNGSVYFSTYAPQGGSVSGQCGPNEGESLTYVIRLADAAGVFNFNVATTANERFTATGRGLPSDPVTVAVSGKLYITAGNLPANPDLSRPVGNSGINRLYWYEKE, from the coding sequence ATGAAAATCCGACCCGCCCTCGTCTTGCTCTTGATCGCCGCCCCCTTCTGCGTCAGCCGGGCGGACGATACCGACATCTATTTCGCTGGCGGCGGCACGCTGGGCGGGAAACCGCTGGTGATGTTCAGCCTGGACTACCGCTCGAACCTGGGCGCACCGGTATGCCAGGGAAGCGGTGAGGAAGATGATGATGAACACCATGACGAAAGCGGTGCCCAAAGCGGCGATGACCTGGGAGGCGTCGATGAACATGAAGACGACGATCACGAACACGGCGACGACTGCCGCTCGCTGAGGACGACGGTGTCCCCCAGTTCGGGAACGACCTATCTCCCCTCGAGCGGCGACGTCACTCATTTCGACCTGATCCGCGCCGCATTGCGCAAGACCATGGACGATCTCGGCACTGAACTCGCCGACGTCAAAGTGGGGCTCATGATCAACCACAACGACTCCACCACCGGCCAGTGCGGCGCCGGCCCCAGCGGCCAGTGCAGCAACGGCGCCTACGTGCTGAGAGGCTTCAGCACCGACAAGGCGCGCTTCCACGACGCCCTGGCCCGGATTCCCGTACCCCAGGGCAACCTGGCCCACGACTTCCAGGGGAAGGAGCTCTATTTCGAGCTGTTCCGCTACCTGACCGGCCAGGCTATCTTCAACGGCCACAAGGGCTGGCAGGACTACGGCGACAGCAACCGGAACGACAACCTCGACGTCGACAACCCCGGAACGAGTTTCGACGACCGGCTGCTCAAATGGGACAGCAGCATCGAAAACGGCACCAATTACGTGAGCCCACTGGTGGATAACTGCTCCAAAGTGTTCATGATCAACTTCATGTTCCAGGTCTCCAACAAGGACAACGACTCCGACAACTCGATCAGGCAGAGCAAAGGTTCGGGCGGCATGAACGGCCTCAATCCCGGCACCAGCAACAGCGCCTTTGCCAACGTCATCCGCTGGATGCGCGACGCCGACCTGGCGGACGGCACCTATGGCAGCGCCGGCAACCTGGAAGACGTGCAGAACGTCACCTCGTATTTCTTCGTCGCTCCTACGCACATCAACACCACGACCAACAGTTACGCGACCGCCGGCGGAACCAACCATGCGCTGCCGCTGAGCACCGATCCCACTGTGCTGATCGCCTCCCTCAAAGAGGTCTTCAAGGAAGTGCTGAGCGTGAGCACCACCTTTGTCTCGGCCGCCTCGCCGGTCAACGTGTTCAACCGCACGGAGTCGCTGAATCACGCTTTTTTCTCCATCTTCCAGCCGGAACAGGCGCCCCGCTGGAACGGCAATCTGAAACGGCTCAAGCTGGCATCCGATCCCACCACGCATCGACTCCAGGTCCTGGATGCCTCCAGTCCGCCGATCGAAGCGATCTCTCCCATCGACGGCAGGATCAAGCATGAAGCGCTCACCTACTGGACCAGCGCATCCGGCTTCGACGTGCAGACCTATGCCGATACCACCAAGGGCGAGGTGGTGGGGAAGGACGGTCGCAGCGTGGGCCGCGGCGGCGGCGGCCAAAGAATCCCTGGATTCCTGACGAATTCGCCCGGCGACAGCAACTCCACCAGCGGCGCCCGGAAGCTCTATACCGAACCCGACAGTCTGATCAACGGCACGGCGACGGCCCTGCGCGCACTGAACGCCGATTCGACCACTGCGGCCGCGCTATGGAACACGCTCCGTCTGAACGGGGCGAAAAGCGGCGAGGTGTGGAGCAATGCCGCGAGCTACAGCGCCGCCAGCAGCGACGATCAGGCCACGGCCGTGAAACTGCTCAAATTCGCGCGGGGACAGGATGCCAACGACGAGGACGGCGACGGCAACTACACCGAGGCCCACCCCTGGGCATCGCCCGCCAACCAGGCCAAGCGTAAATGGCTGATGGCCGATCCACTGCATTCGGCTGCCGTGCCGCTCAACTACGGCGCACGCAGCGGCTATTCGCGGGACGTTCAGGACGTCCGGATCCTGGTCTCCGGCAACGACGGCTTCCTGCACATGTTCCGCAATTCGGCTTCGGGAGGCACCACCACTGAAACGCCCAGCGGCGTCGAGGATTGGGCCTTCATCCCCCGCCGGCTGCTCGGCAATCTAAAACCGCTCTCGGACAACGGTGCGGCGACCTCCCATGTTTACGGGCTCGACGGCACCGCGGCGGTCTATGTCAACGACATGGACCGCGACGGCACCGTGAACGGCGCCGACCAGGTCATCGCCTTCATCGGCATGCGCCGCGGCGGCAAGGGCTATTACGCGCTCGACATCACCGATCCCGACACCCCCAGGATGCTCTGGACGATCGAGAAAAACGACGCCAGCGGAAACTTCAACGAACTCGGCTACACCTTCTCCGATCCCACCATCGCCCAGCTCGACTGGGGCGAAGGCCGCAAACCCGTGCTCATCTTCGGCGGTGGCTACAGCACCCACAAGGACGAAGCCAGCGCCGCGAACGCCCGGAACGCGGCGATCGGCACCGACGACACCGAGGGCAACGCGATCTACATCGTCAATGCCAAAACCGGCGCGCTGGTCTGGAAAGCAGTCAAAGGATCGGGGGGCACATCGGCGACAACGTTCCAGCATGCCGGACTGGCCGACAGCATTCCCTCCAAGGTCACGGCGATCGATACCGACGACAACGGTATGGTGGACCGCTTGTATGTCGGAGACACCGGCGGGGTGCTCTGGCGCGCCGACCTGGCCTATGTGAAACCGGACGGCACCACGTCCTACAACGAGCCCGCCCACTGGACCCTCACCCCCGTGCTCTCGGTTGGGCGCCATGCCGGACAGCCGGACCGGCGCTTCTTCCACCGCCCGGACTTCGTGCCTTCCCCTGCCGGCTCAAGCCGCTTCGATGCCGTGCTGATCGGCTCCGGCGACCGCGAGCACCCACTCGATACCAACGTCCAGAACCAGTTTTATATGTTCAAGGATACCTACCTCACCAGCGGCTCGCCGCCGACGGGACCGGTCAAGACCCTGGCAGATCTCGATAATCTGACGAGCTCGACCACCGTCCATGGCGACAAATCCGGCTGGTACATCGACATCGGCAGTTCAGCCAGTGGCGAAAAAGTGCTCTCCAGCTCCCTCACCTACAATGGCTCGGTCTATTTCAGCACCTATGCGCCTCAGGGCGGTAGCGTTTCTGGACAGTGCGGACCCAACGAAGGCGAGTCGCTGACGTATGTCATACGTCTTGCCGACGCGGCCGGCGTTTTCAACTTCAACGTGGCGACCACGGCCAACGAGCGCTTCACCGCCACCGGCCGGGGCTTGCCCAGCGACCCCGTCACTGTCGCCGTCAGCGGTAAACTCTACATCACCGCCGGCAACCTGCCGGCGAATCCAGACCTGTCTAGGCCGGTCGGCAATTCCGGCATCAACCGGCTCTATTGGTACGAAAAGGAGTGA
- a CDS encoding GspH/FimT family pseudopilin → MRRTAAFTLIELMIGIALAAVLLTVGIPGFRDLILDNRMAAQINSLVADLSYARSEAVKRNSTVTVCKRNTGGTACDDSKNWTDGWIVVADATVLRIHDPVSSSLTMTIKYTGSNRVVYGGNGFLSGVDNGTFIFCDSRGYTKARGLVLAMTGRLRTTRDDDGNQIQEKGSNGVNLSESDCQ, encoded by the coding sequence ATGCGCAGAACCGCCGCTTTCACCCTGATCGAACTCATGATTGGGATCGCCCTCGCCGCCGTCCTGCTCACCGTGGGCATACCCGGTTTCCGCGATCTGATCCTGGATAACCGCATGGCAGCCCAGATCAATTCGCTGGTGGCCGACTTGAGCTATGCCCGCAGTGAAGCCGTGAAGCGCAACAGCACGGTCACAGTATGCAAGCGGAACACCGGCGGCACCGCCTGCGACGACTCGAAGAATTGGACGGACGGCTGGATCGTGGTGGCCGATGCAACCGTACTGAGAATCCATGACCCGGTTTCTTCGTCGCTGACCATGACCATCAAGTACACCGGCAGCAACCGGGTGGTTTACGGCGGCAACGGGTTCCTGAGCGGTGTGGACAACGGCACCTTCATCTTCTGCGACAGTCGCGGTTACACCAAGGCGCGAGGCCTGGTGCTGGCGATGACGGGACGCTTGCGGACCACCCGCGACGACGACGGCAACCAGATTCAGGAAAAGGGTAGCAATGGCGTCAATCTTTCCGAAAGCGACTGCCAATGA
- a CDS encoding PilW family protein, which translates to MKIPTRDDPPGFSTVELLISMALGLLVVGAIGSLFVQHKTNYRQNEQFALMQENGRFALNLLTSDLALAGFWGGADCNDLSRCPSASAISVQNDCGTNWTTTTTSSSPATHYLMAPSADSIPADWPCFNSNDYLKPGTNLLALRHAEGKPVHCQTEEDKRNDRFAGLIYLRTGGSSGSLIQSPVPPDCPVSFSSAAYWRYIVHIYYIDTKLRPAICASKPNDGRCIPRLMRKTLTRETKDGKTTPKIEDEPGELVEGIEYFHIEFGIDDPDLDVTNDCDNMDGVPDFYLLSREDYGAITPAHLDELDCAVSARVHVLVRSMESDSNYTDDKTYTFGAVTLGPFGDHFRRKVFTTTVQLRNQQYH; encoded by the coding sequence ATGAAGATTCCGACCCGTGACGACCCGCCGGGGTTTTCCACGGTGGAACTGCTGATATCGATGGCGCTGGGCCTTTTGGTGGTCGGCGCCATCGGCAGTCTGTTCGTGCAGCACAAGACCAATTATCGCCAGAACGAACAATTCGCGCTGATGCAGGAAAACGGGCGCTTCGCCCTCAACCTGCTGACCAGCGACCTGGCGCTGGCGGGATTCTGGGGTGGCGCCGATTGCAACGACCTGAGCCGCTGCCCTTCCGCCTCGGCCATCAGCGTCCAGAATGACTGCGGAACCAACTGGACGACCACGACGACGTCCTCGTCTCCGGCCACGCACTACCTCATGGCTCCGTCGGCGGACTCGATACCGGCCGATTGGCCTTGCTTCAACTCCAACGACTATCTCAAGCCTGGAACCAATCTGCTCGCCCTTAGGCATGCCGAAGGTAAGCCCGTCCATTGTCAGACCGAAGAGGACAAAAGAAACGACCGTTTCGCTGGATTGATCTATCTGCGAACCGGCGGCTCCAGCGGCAGCCTCATTCAGTCTCCGGTTCCGCCCGACTGTCCGGTCAGTTTCAGCTCCGCGGCCTATTGGCGGTATATCGTCCATATCTACTACATCGACACGAAACTCCGCCCTGCTATCTGCGCTAGTAAGCCAAACGATGGCCGCTGCATTCCCCGCTTGATGCGAAAAACCTTGACCCGTGAAACCAAAGACGGCAAAACAACGCCAAAAATCGAGGACGAACCGGGCGAACTCGTCGAAGGCATCGAATACTTCCACATCGAATTCGGCATCGACGACCCCGACCTCGACGTAACCAACGACTGCGACAATATGGACGGCGTTCCGGATTTCTACCTTTTGTCCAGGGAAGACTACGGTGCCATCACTCCCGCCCACCTCGACGAGCTCGACTGCGCCGTCAGCGCCAGGGTTCACGTGTTGGTGCGTAGCATGGAATCGGATTCAAACTACACTGATGACAAGACTTATACATTCGGCGCAGTGACCCTGGGGCCGTTCGGTGACCACTTCCGCCGAAAAGTGTTCACGACCACGGTGCAGTTGCGGAACCAGCAATATCACTGA
- a CDS encoding efflux RND transporter periplasmic adaptor subunit, translated as MTPPCSLRAAVLLCCVFSAAARAGDEAGTAFDMPVQQTGVVLEPARQRLAGIETCILEAVEYQPETRSLGRIVDIQPLLELRSRYRAAQAEAKITDAALRLARKNRDRLASLHSEAIVATRELIHAESQLAADEARAVTARQHVRELQEEGLQAWGAELFKAAVAGDSRLFDDLLQRRRVLILVTLHYDQALPAGASRIMVAREGDRQAAQPAELVSAAPRTDDIVQGETWFFHTDARKLRTGMRIEAWIPTSGEKLSGVVIPRSAQIWHEGRTWVYLQTGEDRFVRRPVDAHRDYGDAWFVESGIAPGESLVTRGAQLLLSEEQRHVIPEEED; from the coding sequence GTGACGCCGCCCTGCTCCCTGCGCGCGGCCGTCCTGCTCTGTTGTGTCTTTTCCGCGGCGGCGCGTGCAGGCGACGAGGCCGGGACTGCTTTCGACATGCCGGTGCAGCAAACCGGGGTCGTGCTCGAACCCGCACGGCAGCGACTCGCCGGCATCGAAACGTGCATCCTGGAGGCCGTCGAGTACCAGCCCGAAACAAGGTCACTGGGCCGGATCGTGGACATCCAGCCGCTGCTCGAGCTGCGCTCGCGCTACCGCGCTGCCCAGGCCGAGGCCAAGATCACCGATGCCGCGCTGCGGCTCGCCCGCAAGAACCGTGACCGGCTCGCCAGCCTGCACAGCGAAGCCATCGTCGCCACCCGCGAACTGATCCATGCGGAATCCCAACTCGCCGCCGACGAAGCGCGGGCCGTGACGGCGCGCCAGCATGTCCGGGAATTGCAGGAGGAAGGTCTACAGGCTTGGGGCGCCGAGCTGTTCAAGGCCGCCGTGGCCGGGGACTCCCGTTTGTTCGACGACCTGCTGCAACGGCGCCGGGTTTTGATCCTGGTCACCTTGCACTACGACCAGGCCCTGCCTGCGGGCGCCTCCCGCATCATGGTGGCGCGTGAGGGTGACCGGCAGGCGGCGCAGCCCGCCGAACTGGTCTCGGCGGCCCCGCGGACCGACGACATCGTGCAGGGGGAAACCTGGTTCTTCCACACCGATGCCCGCAAGCTGCGCACTGGCATGCGCATCGAGGCATGGATACCGACATCCGGCGAAAAGCTGAGCGGTGTCGTCATCCCCCGCTCGGCGCAGATCTGGCACGAGGGCCGGACCTGGGTGTACCTGCAGACCGGGGAAGACCGTTTCGTCCGGCGGCCGGTCGACGCTCATCGCGACTACGGCGACGCCTGGTTCGTCGAGTCGGGGATCGCGCCGGGCGAGTCGCTGGTGACGCGGGGAGCGCAGTTGCTGCTGTCGGAGGAACAGCGCCACGTGATCCCGGAAGAGGAAGACTGA